A DNA window from Polynucleobacter sp. AP-Titi-500A-B4 contains the following coding sequences:
- the hxsB gene encoding His-Xaa-Ser system radical SAM maturase HxsB, with amino-acid sequence MSKFQPIEFYKNKKKEYSLLPFRFEPLRGNNYAVTNLAGEHLIIPRDALENLVRHKLDSGSAHYVNLRAKHFLTDDKTQIAKDLLSIKLRTKYSVLSEFTGLHIFVVSLRCEHSCPYCQVSRQSDDKVKFDMSTEVADRSIDLALRSPSKNIKIEFQGGEPLLNFPLIKYIVVAAKSRAGNKNLSFVIATNLALINEEILSFCKEHEIIISTSLDGPKEIHNANRPRPGGNSYEKAVAGIQLVREHLGIDAVSALMTTTKNSLGHVKEIIDEYLKYSFTGIFLRPLSPYGFALKTKTYAAYDAERWHDFYLEGLEYIINLNRRGVKFREYYTSTILTKMFTSQEPGYVDLMSPSGIGIGAVVYNYDGLVYASDESRMLAEMGDTSFELGNVLTNSYEDIFLNPKLLDPIEESFAYSVPMCNDCAFESYCGADPVFHHGVYKDFIGRKPESEFCNRNMKIFKYVIERMEADPYVKRLFMSWAQPNA; translated from the coding sequence ATGAGTAAGTTTCAGCCAATAGAGTTCTATAAGAATAAAAAAAAAGAATACTCTCTATTGCCATTTCGCTTTGAGCCATTGAGAGGAAATAATTATGCAGTTACTAATCTAGCTGGAGAGCATTTGATCATCCCAAGGGATGCATTAGAGAATCTAGTAAGGCATAAGTTAGATAGTGGTTCAGCTCATTATGTAAATTTGAGAGCCAAACATTTCTTAACAGATGATAAGACTCAAATTGCCAAAGATCTCTTATCAATTAAATTAAGAACTAAGTACAGCGTATTAAGTGAATTTACTGGCCTTCACATCTTTGTTGTATCTCTTCGGTGCGAGCATAGTTGCCCGTATTGCCAAGTATCTAGGCAGTCTGACGATAAAGTTAAATTTGATATGTCTACAGAGGTAGCAGACAGGTCAATTGATTTGGCTCTACGCTCGCCATCTAAAAATATCAAAATTGAGTTCCAAGGCGGAGAGCCCCTGCTTAACTTTCCATTAATAAAGTATATCGTTGTAGCGGCAAAAAGTAGGGCAGGCAATAAGAATCTTAGCTTTGTTATAGCAACGAACCTAGCCTTGATAAATGAAGAGATTCTCAGTTTTTGCAAAGAACATGAAATCATAATATCCACATCATTGGATGGCCCTAAAGAAATTCATAATGCCAACAGACCACGTCCAGGTGGCAATAGCTATGAAAAGGCGGTAGCGGGCATTCAATTAGTTAGAGAGCATCTTGGAATAGATGCGGTCTCTGCATTGATGACAACTACCAAAAATAGCCTTGGGCATGTTAAAGAGATTATTGATGAATACTTGAAGTATTCGTTTACGGGAATATTTCTCCGCCCTCTTTCGCCTTATGGGTTTGCTCTCAAAACCAAGACATACGCCGCCTATGATGCTGAGAGGTGGCATGACTTTTACTTAGAGGGGTTGGAATACATCATTAACCTAAATAGAAGAGGCGTTAAGTTTCGCGAATACTACACCTCAACAATTTTGACAAAGATGTTTACAAGTCAAGAGCCTGGTTATGTTGATTTAATGAGTCCATCAGGCATCGGCATTGGTGCTGTTGTCTACAACTACGACGGCTTAGTTTATGCATCTGACGAGAGTCGAATGCTTGCGGAAATGGGTGACACTTCGTTTGAGCTAGGAAATGTCTTAACTAATTCATATGAAGATATTTTTTTAAATCCAAAGCTACTAGATCCCATTGAGGAGTCATTTGCTTATAGTGTGCCCATGTGCAATGACTGTGCGTTTGAATCATATTGTGGTGCTGACCCAGTATTTCATCATGGTGTGTACAAAGACTTTATAGGCAGGAAACCAGAATCTGAGTTTTGCAATAGGAATATGAAAATATTCAAATATGTAATCGAGCGTATGGAAGCCGATCCGTATGTAAAAAGATTGTTTATGAGTTGGGCACAACCAAATGCTTAA
- a CDS encoding tyrosine-type recombinase/integrase, giving the protein MTKVIKVPESHLEVISSPLQESQPTALSQLKYAEPTELYLRDGEVVIHRRPGSPLWHCRFRLQDGSWHRQTTRQASIEHAVRMACDLYDETRFRQRLGLAQKSPTFAEIAHATLYSMRQDLDVGIGKSVYGSYITCIEKYFLPYFGDKRLEEITYTDVHEFEVWRNRQMNKVPRASTLMNFASAWTKLQLVAISKGWISERVAIPKLTARGQKGKTRPAFTREEIDRLLKFMEPWIKQGRLEIEHETRPLLRDYIEMLLYTGMRHGTEALNICWNNIEWHTQGEKKYLRIWVDGKTGGRWLIAKHRAIDVLKRLHSRQKAVYDIPFDRLFETRAPERIFVFANGHQPMRIDGAFKRLMRDSGLGLSHDGQMRTLYSLRHTYATLELLENKTDIHTLSKQMGNSAAMIDRHYSKLTATMAADRLA; this is encoded by the coding sequence GTGACTAAGGTAATCAAAGTACCTGAAAGTCATCTAGAGGTAATCTCCTCACCACTCCAAGAATCCCAACCCACAGCATTAAGCCAGCTCAAATACGCCGAACCCACAGAGCTTTATCTGCGTGATGGCGAAGTGGTTATCCACCGCAGACCCGGAAGCCCGCTATGGCATTGCCGCTTTAGACTGCAAGATGGCTCATGGCATCGTCAGACCACCCGCCAAGCCAGTATTGAGCATGCAGTACGAATGGCTTGCGATCTTTACGATGAAACCAGATTTCGCCAAAGACTAGGGCTTGCACAAAAGTCACCCACGTTTGCAGAAATTGCACACGCCACTCTCTACTCAATGCGGCAAGACTTGGATGTGGGAATAGGCAAGAGCGTATACGGTAGCTACATCACCTGTATTGAGAAATACTTCTTGCCTTACTTTGGTGACAAAAGACTAGAAGAAATAACTTATACAGACGTGCATGAGTTTGAAGTTTGGCGAAATAGACAAATGAACAAGGTGCCCAGAGCCAGCACCCTAATGAACTTTGCCAGTGCTTGGACGAAGTTACAGCTCGTAGCTATTAGCAAAGGTTGGATCAGCGAGAGAGTAGCCATTCCCAAACTCACAGCTAGAGGGCAGAAGGGTAAAACTCGCCCAGCATTTACTCGTGAAGAAATTGATCGCCTATTGAAATTTATGGAGCCGTGGATCAAGCAAGGCAGATTAGAGATTGAGCATGAGACTCGCCCTTTACTGCGCGACTATATTGAAATGCTTTTATACACAGGCATGCGCCATGGCACTGAGGCACTGAATATCTGCTGGAACAACATAGAGTGGCACACGCAGGGCGAGAAGAAATATTTAAGGATTTGGGTAGATGGCAAGACTGGTGGGCGCTGGCTCATTGCCAAACATAGAGCAATTGATGTTCTCAAGCGTTTACACAGTCGTCAAAAAGCCGTATATGACATTCCATTTGATAGATTATTTGAGACAAGAGCACCAGAGCGCATCTTTGTATTTGCCAATGGTCATCAGCCCATGCGGATTGATGGTGCTTTTAAGCGATTGATGCGAGATAGTGGTTTGGGGTTAAGTCACGATGGACAGATGCGAACACTCTATTCATTACGTCATACCTACGCTACGTTAGAGTTACTAGAGAACAAGACGGATATTCATACGCTGTCTAAGCAGATGGGAAATAGTGCCGCCATGATTGATCGTCATTACAGCAAGTTGACGGCAACGATGGCGGCGGATAGGTTGGCTTGA
- the hxsD gene encoding His-Xaa-Ser system protein HxsD encodes MEVLITFDATVYSVDAIKKAAYRSINRFAVNIAKEGNEIKCGLTFKESATEPQVKIYLDEFKKEVLDQDLRESIKKETEGVRNLILAHTFSKTGLIKDE; translated from the coding sequence ATGGAAGTGTTAATAACTTTTGATGCAACCGTATATTCAGTTGATGCGATAAAAAAAGCCGCTTATAGAAGTATTAATAGGTTTGCGGTAAACATTGCTAAAGAAGGTAATGAGATTAAGTGCGGTCTGACTTTTAAAGAATCTGCAACTGAACCACAAGTAAAAATCTATTTAGATGAGTTTAAGAAGGAAGTTCTTGATCAAGATTTAAGGGAATCCATCAAGAAGGAAACTGAAGGCGTTAGGAATCTAATATTAGCTCATACCTTTTCAAAGACAGGGCTAATAAAGGATGAGTAA
- a CDS encoding AAA family ATPase has product MSIPHSYLKGIQMLTKGNNHEPQTIDDIIFGNNESKLRIEDIVSGAEALPYCGKSGVLLYGVPGTGKTTLANLLPNAIEKNKSGYELAWDAEYIGCQQGFNGPQVMTFIQNIMGKSTFNKSGLHYIIIDEVDHLSNLAHKSLKTALNTTRGVFILTTNNVSQLDKGLLDRCVLVEMNAANPNAYLDIAKAIAGEVGIVFSNDELLPTIQAANGSFRNLFHNVGRLARRKSQQLPPNVIY; this is encoded by the coding sequence ATGAGCATTCCCCATTCATATTTGAAAGGAATACAAATGTTAACGAAAGGAAATAATCATGAGCCTCAAACGATTGATGACATCATCTTTGGAAACAATGAATCTAAATTGCGGATTGAGGATATTGTCAGTGGTGCCGAAGCATTACCTTACTGCGGTAAATCAGGCGTCCTTCTTTACGGAGTGCCTGGAACAGGAAAAACCACGCTGGCAAACTTGCTACCTAACGCAATTGAAAAAAACAAAAGTGGGTATGAGCTAGCTTGGGATGCTGAATATATTGGCTGTCAGCAAGGATTTAATGGCCCTCAAGTAATGACATTTATCCAAAATATTATGGGTAAGTCCACTTTCAATAAAAGCGGGCTTCACTACATCATTATTGATGAAGTAGACCATCTATCTAATCTGGCACATAAAAGTCTAAAGACTGCCCTAAATACAACTCGTGGGGTGTTCATACTCACAACAAACAATGTGTCTCAATTAGATAAAGGGTTGCTTGATCGCTGTGTTTTAGTTGAAATGAATGCGGCAAATCCAAATGCGTATCTGGATATTGCCAAAGCCATCGCTGGAGAGGTAGGCATTGTTTTCTCTAATGATGAACTACTGCCGACGATTCAAGCCGCCAATGGATCATTTAGAAACTTGTTTCATAACGTTGGTAGATTGGCTAGACGCAAAAGTCAACAGCTACCACCCAATGTCATTTATTAG
- the hxsC gene encoding His-Xaa-Ser system radical SAM maturase HxsC, which translates to MLKLHGNAISHDANLSERGLFIVTKRSGLPAIIRAKYALLMDDRLNYEEGYGAYISFDKVQDSGISNHFHLPVEMNYLAEGDVIRIEPSGRINSLFRKNSSHNTILLTEQCNHYCLMCSQPPKNIDDSWLMDDAMALLELIPRETVNIGFSGGEPTLYGDRFVELINKAKLMLPNTSVDVLSNGRAFSDPVFTAKYGAINHPDCVIGIPIYSDDPARHDYVVQAEGAFDETIQGILNLKKHQQKVEIRIVIHKQTIERLVQTCEFIARNLLFVDHVALMGLEMMGFTRANLDQLWLDPFEYKDILSEAVDVLSSYGINTSVYNHQLCVINDDVLPNYKKSISDWKNEYVDECTSCVRKSDCGGFFSSSKLHRYSDHIKPII; encoded by the coding sequence ATGCTTAAGCTTCATGGAAACGCTATTTCGCATGATGCAAATCTCAGCGAACGAGGTTTGTTTATCGTCACCAAGAGATCTGGTTTGCCCGCAATAATTAGAGCAAAGTATGCCCTCTTGATGGATGACCGCCTAAATTATGAAGAGGGATATGGGGCGTATATTAGTTTTGATAAAGTGCAAGACTCTGGAATCTCAAACCACTTTCATTTGCCAGTAGAAATGAATTACTTGGCTGAGGGCGATGTAATCAGAATTGAGCCAAGCGGGCGCATTAATTCATTATTTCGCAAGAACTCTTCGCACAACACAATATTGCTCACTGAGCAATGTAACCATTATTGTTTAATGTGCTCTCAGCCACCCAAAAATATTGATGACTCATGGTTGATGGATGATGCTATGGCATTACTAGAGTTGATTCCAAGAGAAACTGTAAATATTGGATTTTCTGGTGGAGAGCCGACTTTATATGGCGATCGCTTTGTTGAGCTAATCAACAAAGCAAAGCTAATGCTACCCAATACATCAGTTGATGTTCTGTCTAATGGGCGTGCCTTTAGTGATCCAGTTTTTACTGCAAAGTACGGTGCGATTAATCATCCAGATTGCGTTATTGGAATTCCTATCTATTCTGATGATCCAGCAAGGCATGATTATGTAGTGCAGGCAGAAGGAGCGTTTGATGAAACGATACAGGGAATTCTTAACCTTAAAAAGCATCAACAGAAGGTAGAGATACGTATTGTTATACACAAACAAACAATAGAACGGCTTGTTCAGACATGTGAGTTTATTGCTAGAAACTTATTATTCGTAGACCATGTGGCGCTTATGGGGCTTGAGATGATGGGCTTTACTAGGGCGAACTTGGATCAATTATGGCTTGACCCCTTCGAATATAAAGATATTCTCAGCGAAGCTGTAGATGTATTGAGTAGTTATGGAATTAATACTTCCGTGTATAACCACCAACTTTGCGTTATCAATGACGATGTGTTGCCCAATTACAAGAAGTCAATTAGTGACTGGAAAAATGAATATGTTGATGAATGCACTTCATGTGTAAGAAAGTCTGACTGCGGAGGATTTTTCTCATCGTCTAAATTACATAGATATAGCGACCATATAAAACCAATAATTTGA
- a CDS encoding molybdopterin-dependent oxidoreductase, which produces MNSENFTNRRKVITAALAGGASSLLPSWAMGGEKANLPIAYGERELMAFPEKKPMIVLTSRPPQLETPFRYYDNHVITPNDEFFVRYHMAGIPTSIDPNTYRLKVGGNVEKPLEISLESLKKNFPSQRIVAVNQCSGNSRGLFEPRVNGGQLGNGAMGNAAWVGVALKDILKAANPGGGAKQVTFNGLDQPILPSDSDFVKGLDIDHAMDGNVMVAYQMNGTDIPFLNGYPIKLIVPGYYGTYWVKHLSEIKVVDDVYNGYWMNPAYRIPDNDCNCVAPGTAPSKTIPINQFTIRSFITNFTDSSVVAVGKPVQARGIAFDAGYGIKKVLFSQDNGQNWTEARLGQDLGRFSFREWRIEFTPKQKGILDLRVRAFNHAGQVQPMTASWMPAGYMRNIVETVKVTAV; this is translated from the coding sequence ATGAATTCAGAAAACTTTACCAATAGACGTAAAGTCATTACAGCGGCCTTGGCTGGTGGAGCCAGTTCTTTATTGCCATCTTGGGCAATGGGGGGGGAGAAAGCGAATTTACCAATAGCCTATGGTGAACGCGAGCTCATGGCCTTTCCTGAAAAGAAGCCCATGATTGTGTTGACCTCTAGGCCTCCTCAATTAGAGACTCCATTTAGGTATTACGACAATCATGTCATTACGCCAAATGATGAATTCTTTGTGCGTTATCACATGGCCGGCATTCCAACATCCATTGACCCCAATACTTATAGACTAAAAGTTGGTGGCAATGTAGAAAAGCCTTTAGAGATTTCTCTAGAGTCGTTAAAGAAAAACTTTCCATCTCAACGTATTGTTGCTGTTAATCAATGCTCTGGTAATAGCCGCGGTTTATTTGAACCTAGAGTTAATGGTGGGCAACTCGGTAATGGTGCGATGGGTAATGCCGCTTGGGTTGGCGTTGCCTTAAAAGATATTTTGAAGGCGGCTAATCCCGGCGGCGGAGCTAAGCAAGTAACTTTCAATGGCTTGGATCAGCCAATTCTCCCAAGCGATTCTGATTTTGTAAAAGGCCTAGATATTGATCACGCCATGGACGGCAATGTGATGGTTGCCTATCAAATGAATGGCACAGATATCCCATTCTTAAACGGCTATCCAATCAAGTTAATTGTTCCCGGCTACTACGGAACATATTGGGTTAAGCACCTTAGTGAAATTAAAGTGGTTGATGATGTATACAACGGCTATTGGATGAATCCTGCTTATCGCATTCCTGATAATGACTGTAACTGTGTTGCGCCTGGAACCGCACCTTCAAAAACGATTCCAATTAATCAATTTACGATTCGCTCATTCATTACGAACTTCACAGACAGTAGCGTTGTCGCTGTTGGTAAGCCGGTTCAAGCCCGAGGCATTGCCTTTGATGCGGGCTATGGAATAAAGAAAGTTTTGTTCTCGCAGGACAATGGACAAAATTGGACAGAGGCGAGATTGGGTCAAGACCTTGGACGTTTCTCATTTAGAGAGTGGCGCATTGAATTTACGCCAAAACAAAAAGGGATATTGGACTTAAGGGTCAGGGCATTTAATCATGCTGGCCAAGTTCAGCCCATGACTGCAAGCTGGATGCCGGCTGGCTATATGCGAAATATTGTTGAGACTGTAAAAGTCACAGCGGTTTAA
- a CDS encoding TIGR03982 family His-Xaa-Ser system protein: MKKLLITLNVIASISCIGLATKFIALPFIGTQIYKEDYKTLVFQCDNVMQNHLIAKNKVNVDKSDESIKQLHAAEIGLLTCNDYDTMRKKLISWGLTENDLAQIGLEAIEEKANDVRTFVKTHEIKY, encoded by the coding sequence ATGAAAAAATTACTTATTACCTTGAATGTAATAGCTTCAATTTCCTGTATTGGATTAGCAACTAAGTTCATTGCTTTGCCATTTATTGGCACCCAGATCTATAAAGAGGATTACAAAACTTTAGTGTTTCAATGCGATAACGTCATGCAGAACCACTTAATTGCCAAAAATAAGGTGAATGTAGATAAATCAGATGAATCTATTAAGCAACTACACGCCGCTGAGATTGGGCTTTTAACTTGTAATGACTACGATACTATGAGAAAAAAGCTAATTAGCTGGGGCTTAACTGAAAATGACCTTGCTCAAATTGGATTGGAAGCAATAGAAGAAAAAGCAAACGATGTTAGAACTTTTGTTAAAACTCATGAAATTAAATATTAA
- a CDS encoding peptidoglycan-binding domain-containing protein, translating into MLNEKNTNSILVGLTIIFIVVSGVSIQKGYLTETRSHMSMDEGDSDRNENSTPRSFVLPATPAVAEEQERKKAEILKGIHADKCMSKLKDLGYPIDDFDTSFNAKLVEAILSYQSKSKLSKTGLLDLETRKKLGCN; encoded by the coding sequence ATGTTGAATGAGAAAAATACAAATTCGATCCTTGTAGGGCTAACGATCATATTTATCGTAGTTTCTGGGGTGTCGATTCAGAAAGGTTACTTAACTGAAACCAGAAGCCACATGTCGATGGATGAGGGTGATTCGGATCGAAATGAAAATAGCACACCAAGATCATTTGTATTGCCCGCTACTCCTGCCGTAGCAGAGGAGCAAGAGCGAAAAAAGGCTGAAATATTAAAAGGTATACATGCTGATAAATGTATGTCTAAACTCAAAGATCTGGGCTATCCAATTGATGATTTTGATACTTCATTTAATGCAAAGTTAGTGGAGGCAATTTTGAGTTATCAATCGAAATCAAAATTAAGTAAAACAGGTTTATTGGATTTAGAGACAAGAAAAAAATTAGGGTGTAACTAG
- a CDS encoding nuclease-related domain-containing protein: MIKYWWILIPLAAFLGYALKSYRTYQFQNIGEVLVRKVLTNNLARGSWHLLNNVTLQLENGTTQIDHVLVSRFGVFVIETKHYKGWIFGDEKSREWTQVIWGRKYRFQNPLHQNYRHLKAVQGLLDFLPAEQVFGMVVFTGDAEFKTNQPKNVHSLSSLLSHLRSVDQELLTENRMQFCVGRLECLRLALTRETDVEHRNNLAKR; this comes from the coding sequence ATGATTAAGTACTGGTGGATTCTTATTCCACTTGCCGCATTTCTTGGTTATGCATTAAAAAGCTATCGCACATATCAGTTTCAGAATATTGGCGAAGTATTGGTTCGCAAAGTTCTTACTAATAACCTTGCTAGGGGCTCGTGGCACTTATTGAACAATGTCACGCTTCAGCTTGAGAATGGAACAACTCAAATTGACCATGTTCTAGTGTCACGCTTTGGAGTTTTTGTAATAGAAACCAAGCATTACAAGGGCTGGATATTTGGTGACGAAAAGTCTAGGGAGTGGACTCAAGTTATTTGGGGGCGTAAGTATCGCTTTCAAAATCCACTTCACCAAAACTATAGGCATCTTAAGGCTGTGCAGGGTCTATTGGATTTCTTGCCAGCAGAGCAAGTATTTGGAATGGTTGTATTTACAGGCGATGCTGAATTCAAAACAAATCAGCCTAAGAATGTTCATTCCCTAAGTTCGCTCCTGTCACATCTTAGGAGCGTTGATCAAGAATTGCTTACTGAAAACAGAATGCAATTTTGCGTTGGAAGATTAGAGTGTCTACGCTTGGCATTAACTCGTGAGACTGATGTGGAGCACAGGAATAATCTTGCAAAAAGATAA
- the hxsA2 gene encoding His-Xaa-Ser repeat protein HxsA2 — MSKKFLIPVGLAATALMANNAGATQIKPIESDEKSSSTQANSNAEREGTTTHIAQYLKGDEKHELLVKKSDVGLIFAAHGSHASHGSHGSHRSGS, encoded by the coding sequence ATGTCCAAGAAATTTTTAATACCAGTAGGTTTGGCGGCCACCGCCCTAATGGCAAATAATGCTGGAGCAACCCAGATCAAACCTATTGAGTCTGATGAGAAGAGTAGCTCGACCCAAGCCAATTCAAATGCAGAGCGCGAAGGAACAACTACACATATAGCTCAGTACTTGAAGGGCGATGAAAAACATGAGCTGTTGGTAAAAAAATCCGATGTCGGACTAATTTTTGCCGCTCATGGGTCACACGCATCACATGGATCACATGGATCGCATAGATCTGGAAGTTAG
- a CDS encoding membrane lipoprotein lipid attachment site-containing protein, translated as MKKYIFLAVALLSMLTLAGCDKLPSSGSQRFQIVFNPNVRADTFLIDTQKGKVWQVIKYTDLEDQPTVWQPMEIIDPDGDIGVSPKTYFERHPPIKKK; from the coding sequence ATGAAAAAATACATATTTTTAGCCGTTGCTTTGTTATCAATGCTTACGCTCGCTGGTTGTGACAAGTTACCAAGTAGTGGGTCACAAAGATTCCAGATTGTTTTTAATCCTAATGTGCGAGCAGACACTTTCTTGATTGATACCCAAAAAGGCAAGGTCTGGCAAGTGATCAAATATACAGATTTAGAAGATCAGCCTACTGTGTGGCAACCTATGGAAATTATTGATCCTGATGGTGATATAGGAGTTAGCCCCAAAACTTATTTTGAGCGTCATCCGCCAATTAAGAAAAAATAA
- a CDS encoding His-Xaa-Ser system-associated MauG-like protein, producing the protein MLELLLKLMKLNIKTTTLIALLLVTAHVARAENAEVRIIKQQIKSAGFVPSGDLYRNPDEKLADVGKVIFESKRLSLNGNISCQTCHLDRFGSTDGIPIAAAVGGEGDGPKRLLSGAKLLPRNALAFWGRGAKGFDVFFWDGRVDFSGNKKITQFGSNLPSNDSLVTADHLPVVEIREMLQEDEFIEKNKTESVEKSKEVYKAIVQNLVKTEPEASKKLAKALGKDESKLEYIDYARSLAAFIRSEFRLKPSKLENVMAGKESFTPAEFKGARIFYGKGACVTCHSGPHFSDFKFYSVPFPQLGFGRNGFGVDHGRYNVTFNTKDLYKFRTAPLYNVEKTGPYGHSGSVRTMEEAVTAHYDPLSLIAVDKMKQFDRFELSKRLTYSDSTTRVNYLSSEEVNQVVSFLKTLSF; encoded by the coding sequence ATGTTAGAACTTTTGTTAAAACTCATGAAATTAAATATTAAGACAACCACCCTGATAGCTCTCTTGCTGGTAACAGCCCATGTTGCCAGAGCAGAAAATGCGGAAGTGAGAATTATTAAACAGCAGATTAAGTCTGCGGGGTTTGTGCCTTCTGGTGATTTATATAGAAATCCAGATGAGAAGTTGGCTGATGTTGGTAAAGTAATATTTGAAAGTAAGCGATTGAGTTTGAATGGCAATATTTCATGTCAAACATGCCATTTGGACAGATTTGGTTCTACGGATGGTATTCCTATTGCGGCGGCTGTTGGTGGTGAGGGCGATGGCCCAAAAAGACTACTAAGTGGTGCAAAGTTACTCCCAAGAAATGCCCTGGCTTTTTGGGGGCGAGGAGCCAAAGGATTTGATGTTTTCTTTTGGGATGGCAGGGTTGATTTTTCAGGTAACAAAAAGATTACTCAGTTTGGGTCAAATCTCCCATCAAATGATTCGTTAGTAACAGCCGATCATTTGCCGGTAGTAGAAATACGCGAAATGTTGCAAGAAGACGAGTTCATTGAAAAAAACAAAACAGAATCTGTAGAAAAATCTAAAGAAGTCTATAAAGCCATTGTCCAAAACTTAGTAAAGACTGAGCCAGAAGCAAGTAAGAAGTTGGCAAAAGCATTAGGGAAAGACGAGAGCAAGCTTGAGTACATAGACTATGCAAGAAGCTTGGCGGCATTCATTCGCTCTGAATTTAGGCTAAAGCCATCAAAACTTGAGAATGTTATGGCTGGTAAGGAGTCATTTACTCCAGCAGAGTTTAAAGGAGCTAGGATTTTCTACGGCAAGGGCGCATGTGTTACTTGTCATTCAGGACCTCATTTTTCTGACTTTAAATTTTATTCAGTCCCCTTTCCTCAATTAGGTTTTGGAAGAAATGGGTTTGGTGTTGACCATGGAAGATATAACGTTACTTTCAATACAAAAGATTTATATAAATTTAGAACAGCCCCCCTATATAACGTAGAGAAGACTGGTCCATATGGGCACTCTGGTTCTGTTAGAACTATGGAAGAGGCGGTAACGGCACACTATGATCCGTTGTCGCTTATTGCTGTAGATAAGATGAAGCAATTTGACAGATTTGAACTATCTAAACGACTGACTTATAGCGACAGTACTACCAGAGTTAATTACCTAAGCTCGGAAGAAGTTAACCAAGTAGTTAGCTTTTTAAAAACCCTATCTTTTTAA
- a CDS encoding cytochrome c, class I, translating to MKKTILLLSALALAQMAQAKTIELPADTVLWRPSDLPGYQLTLQKCSTCHSAHYAEYQPPNTGVGYWNAQVLRMKNVFKAPITDEEVPAIVDYLNKTYGANRK from the coding sequence ATGAAAAAAACTATCCTCCTTCTATCTGCTCTTGCTTTGGCACAAATGGCACAAGCTAAAACGATTGAGTTACCAGCTGATACTGTTTTATGGCGACCATCAGATTTGCCTGGCTATCAGCTGACTTTACAGAAATGTTCTACCTGCCACTCTGCCCACTATGCAGAATATCAACCGCCCAATACGGGAGTTGGCTATTGGAATGCTCAAGTTTTAAGGATGAAAAATGTATTTAAGGCGCCCATTACTGATGAGGAGGTTCCGGCGATTGTTGATTATCTTAATAAGACCTACGGGGCCAATAGAAAATAA